The Pelmatolapia mariae isolate MD_Pm_ZW linkage group LG10_11, Pm_UMD_F_2, whole genome shotgun sequence genome includes a region encoding these proteins:
- the twist1b gene encoding twist-related protein 1b → MSEENLGEESGSSPVSPVDSLSNSEGELDRQPKRCGRKRRPSRKNGEDSDSPTPGKRGKKSSSSSPQSFEELQSQRVMANVRERQRTQSLNEAFAALRKIIPTLPSDKLSKIQTLKLAARYIDFLCQVLQSDELDSKMSSCSYVAHERLSYAFSVWRMEGAWSMSTSH, encoded by the coding sequence ATGTCTGAGGAAAATCTGGGGGAAGAATCGGGCAGCTCCCCAGTCTCTCCTGTGGACAGCCTGAGCAACAGCGAGGGGGAGCTGGACAGACAGCCGAAGAGAtgtgggaggaagaggagaccGAGCAGGAAAAATGGGGAGGACTCAGATAGCCCGACCCCTGGGAAAAGAGGGAAgaagtccagcagcagcagcccccAGTCTTTCGAGGAGCTCCAATCGCAGCGGGTCATGGCCAACGTCCGGGAGCGACAGAGGACCCAGTCTCTAAACGAGGCTTTCGCGGCTCTGCGGAAAATTATCCCCACTTTACCCTCGGACAAACTCAGCAAAATACAGACCCTAAAACTTGCAGCCAGATACATCGACTTCCTCTGCCAGGTGCTGCAGAGCGACGAGCTGGACTCCAAAATGTCAAGCTGCAGTTATGTGGCTCACGAGAGGCTGAGCTACGCCTTCTCTGTGTGGAGGATGGAGGGCGCTTGGTCCATGTCAACATCTCACTAG